The window TCCCTTGCGCACCATTGAATAAACATACACGGATAATGTTTGAATTTTTTCTCCGGAACAAAAAAACGCAATAAAAAAATCATCTAGTGAAAGTGTAAAAACTAAAAAAGCAGAAGCTATCATAGAAGGTGCGAGTAAAGGTATTACAATTTTTCTAAAAGTGTGTAACGGTAACGCCCCTAAATCCGCAGAGGCCTCCGTAAGAGTCGGGTCCAATTCTATAAATCTCGCTCTAATTATAGGCACTACAAAACCAAGACCTATCAGAGCATGCCCTGCAATCAAACTGCCATAACCAAGCGGAATTTTTAAAAAGGTAAACAACGATAGTAATCCAATAGCCAAAATAATTTCAGGTAAAATAATGTTTGTATGAAAAATATTAAATAAAAAAAACGGACGCCACCATTTACTTGCAACCACCAAAAAAGAACCTAGCGTTACACTCAAAAAAGTAGAAACAGAAGCTACAATTAAAGATGTTTTCAAAGCCTGTAATAAATCGGGTGTAGACCATAAAGCTTTAAACCAACGAAGCGAAAAGCCTGACCATGCAAAAGGAACAGATGAATCATTAAAAGAAAATATTACCAAAACAAAAATTGGCAAATATAAAAATGCATAAACAAAAAAAACAAATAAAACATGTACTATTTTTGCAAACCATTTTTTATTATTCATTCTTCTATTCTCATGCTGAAGCGATTTTTAAATATTTTTTTTGAAATTAAAACAAATACATAAACAAATAAAAAAAACAAAAGTAAGAACAAAATACCTGCTGATGCAAATGCAAATCCAGTTTCCCACTCTCGCAAAAGCAAAAATTTATCAACAATCACCGTTCCCCAAAAAGCTTTTTTTGCTCCACCCAGTAGCGCTGGGACAGCGAATTCACCAAAAGCAGGAACAAATACAAGTAAAAAACCTGTATACATACCAGGAAGTGAAAGAGGAAATATAACTCTTCTAAAAGTAACAAATTTACTTGCGCCAAGATCTGCAGACGCTTCAAATAATTTTCTATCAGTTTTTTCTAAAATTATATAAATAGGCAAAATCATAAATGGCAAAAAACAGTAAATCATACCAAGCAAAACAGAAAAAGTATTATTAACCATATGAAGTGGCTGTGAAATAATATTCAAAGAATACAAAACTCTACTTATCAATCCCCTTTTTTCAAGTAAAAAAAACCATGCATAAACTTCCACAATAATATTTGTCCATGAAGGAAGAACTAGTAAAAAAAGAAAAAACATTTTTAATCTTCTTACTCGAAAAGCCAGAAAATAAGCAACAGGATACGCTATAAACATACAAATCACAGCGGTTGCAAACGCTAGATAAAAAGAATTGAAAACAACGTGTAAATAAATAGGTTTTAATATTCTTTCATAATGAGAAAACGTCCATCCGATAAATCCATAACTTTCTGAATAATCTCTAAAACTAAAAATGAAAATAACTAAAAGAGGAATATACAAAAAGAAAATCTGCCATATAATGGCAGGAAATGCTAACAGATAAGGATACTCCTCTTGGAGAATTCTTTTTAAAAAGCCCATCATCTCTCCAACAAAATAACGTTTTCTTTTTGAAAATATAAATGAACTTTATCATTTGCAAGAATATCTTCTTGAGGAAAATGTTCTTCATTCTGTTCAAAAACTGTTAATAGTTTTCCATTCTTAAGACGCACCTGATATTGAGTAAATCTACCCTGATAAACAACGTTAATAACTTTTCCTGTTAAATGATTAGAAAATCCTTCTTTTTCTTTCTTGCTTATCAATATTTTTTCAGGACGCAAACTTAAAAATATTCTTCTACCAGAAATAAACCAACTTTTTTTATTTGGAACATCCAAAAATAGACTTCCTAAATTTTCTACCTCAAGCCATACAAGATTATCTCTAACATGAAGAATCCCTTCAATAATATTAGTATTGCCTACAAATGTTGCAACAAATCGCGAAGCAGGAAACTCATAAATTTCTTTTGGCGTTCCAATTTGCTCAATTCTTCCATTTTTATTAAAAATTGCAATGCCATCAGCAACTGTTAAAGCTTCTGATTGATCATGTGTTACATAAATAAATGTTGTTCCAAAATTATGTTGCAAATCTAACAATTCAATAAGCATTTGCTCTCTTAGATTGAAATCAAGAGCGGCAAGAGGTTCATCTAAAAGCAAAACATCCGGCTCATTAACGATAGCCCTTGCAAGAGCAACTCGTTGCTGTTGCCCACCAGATAAATTATTAATATTTTTGAATTCATGACCCGCAAGACGAACAAGCGAAAGCGTATGCATTACTTTGCTTTTAATATCCGATTCTTTCATTTTTTTTACACGCAAACCATATGCAACGTTTTCAAAAACAGAAAGATGTGGAAATAATGCATATTGTTGAAAAACTGTATTTACTCGCCTTTTAAAAATAGGTTGATTGGTAATATCTTCATCACCTAAATAAATTTTGCCACTATCTACAGGTTCAAATCCACCAATTAATCGAAGCAATGTAGTTTTGCCGCACCCGCTGGGACCGAGCAAAGAAAAAAATTTCCCTGAAGGAATTTCCAGATTTAAATTGTCTAGTATTAAATCGCCATGGAATGATTTTGAAACATTTTCTATTCTAATTTTTTTCATAGTATCCAAAATAAATCCTTGCCCTATTTAATTAATTTTTCTTCATTTTTTTCGCGAACATTGCCGGTAAAACCAAATCCGCAATTGTACATGGTATCAATACAGCAAATATTAAATAAACAAATACGAAACTAATATATTTTCCCCAGTCAGAAAAACCATAACTAACTAGATATAAAATTGACGCCATTGCGCTTATAAATATATGCAAAAAATGTGAACCTTTTGAATAAAAAATTTTCAAAGTACCAAAATGTCTGCTTAAAACATAACCATTTATTATTCCAATAACTAAAAAAGGTAAAACCACATCCAAGTGCGAAATAAAACACCAATGAAATTTCATATCAATTCCAAGATATGTTCCACCTAAATAAGGAAGTAAAGAATCAGACATGGTACAAAAAACCGCTGGAATTAAAATACCAGCTAACAGTCCCCCAAAAATGCTCACTGAATACCTAGTAAAAGTCAAAATCACACCGGTAGCGGAAAAAACAATATGTAAAAAGTGAAAATTATGAAAAAGCTTATGCGCAGTTAAATTTGAAATAGGAATAGAAGTTAATAGACCCAAAATGATCATACTAATCGAAACGGAAAATACTGCATATGGAAAATGGCAAGCAATTTCTGATCTAAGAGAATGGTGCAAATGCTGACCATCTGGATGCATACTACAAGTATGGGTAGAACAGGATTTTATATCTTTAGTCGCTACTTTCTTGCTCGAACCCCTCATCCAAAAATCTTTAAACTTTTTCAAATTATTCAATCCCCTATCCGAAGAAATTTAAAACTCAAACAAAACATTATACTTTAATAGCAAATATCGCAAATAAACACCAATTTTAACGCAAAAAAACAAAAATTTAAATAGTTCCCAAACTTGATATTATCCAACTTATCTTGTAATATTCTTAACATGTTTTGGCCCCATCGTCTAACGGTTAGGACATTGCCCTCTCACGGCAGAAATAGGGGTTCGATTCCCCTTGGGGCTACCAAAATAATCGAAACACTGTTTGAAAGGCTTTAATGATAATATTAATATCATCTATTTTCAGCCTCTCAGTTTTTTTAATTTTCTTACTAAAAAAATATCAAACCCTTTGCAAAATCGAATTTGTGCAAATTTCTAACTCTCGAAACAAAAAAACTCTTAATCCCCAAAAACCAAATATCTTAGTCATTTGCTCCGAAATCGGTTTTGGAGGTCGAGAAGTTGCAACGATTAACCTCTACAACAATTTGATTGAAAACGGATTTAAAACATCAATTTTGGTATCGCAAAACAGCGGAATGCAGCAACAACTAAAAAATCTTAAGATCGCACACTATTCTATTTTCTCAAAAAGAATTTTTAAAAAACAACGATTTTGGGGACTTACAAAAAACATCCTAAAGGTTTGCAATGAAAATGATATAAATATTATTCATTGCAACTCTTGGAAAGAGATAATTGCAGCTAAAAAAGCTGGTAAAAAATTAAATATCCCGGTGCTTTTATCTCAGCATGATTTTAGTAGAATCAGGCCTAAGTACCTAAAAAATTTGGCGGCTGTTTTTGCCGGAAGCAAGCCAATAAAAGAACTAATTAAACAAAGAGTAAAAAATATAAAAATAGTCGAATTTTTGCCTCCATTTTTCAATGCTCAACCTTTTTTAAACTTTGATAAATCGTTATCACTTTCAAAAGAAGATTTCTTCAAAAAACATTTCGATATTGAATTAGAACCGAATATCCCTTTTGCAGTTTGTATCGCAAATGTAGCAAAAAACAAAAATCAAACTATTTTGCTAAAAGCTATGCAAAAACTTATTTATAAAAACAATAAACCATTGCAAATTATCTTTGTGGGAAACAATAAAGGTGAATATTTTGAAGAATGTCAAAAACTTGTTTCTGCTTTAAAACTTGAAAAATTTGCTTATTTTGTTGGGTTTTCCAGCTTAACTGCAGAAATTTTGTTTTATTCTGATTTTAAAATTTTACCAAGCAAGCAGGAAGCGTTTGGAATCGTTTTATTAGAAGCCGCGCTTATGAAA of the Candidatus Dependentiae bacterium genome contains:
- a CDS encoding spermidine/putrescine ABC transporter permease, whose amino-acid sequence is MMGFLKRILQEEYPYLLAFPAIIWQIFFLYIPLLVIFIFSFRDYSESYGFIGWTFSHYERILKPIYLHVVFNSFYLAFATAVICMFIAYPVAYFLAFRVRRLKMFFLFLLVLPSWTNIIVEVYAWFFLLEKRGLISRVLYSLNIISQPLHMVNNTFSVLLGMIYCFLPFMILPIYIILEKTDRKLFEASADLGASKFVTFRRVIFPLSLPGMYTGFLLVFVPAFGEFAVPALLGGAKKAFWGTVIVDKFLLLREWETGFAFASAGILFLLLFFLFVYVFVLISKKIFKNRFSMRIEE
- a CDS encoding spermidine/putrescine ABC transporter ATP-binding protein, encoding MKKIRIENVSKSFHGDLILDNLNLEIPSGKFFSLLGPSGCGKTTLLRLIGGFEPVDSGKIYLGDEDITNQPIFKRRVNTVFQQYALFPHLSVFENVAYGLRVKKMKESDIKSKVMHTLSLVRLAGHEFKNINNLSGGQQQRVALARAIVNEPDVLLLDEPLAALDFNLREQMLIELLDLQHNFGTTFIYVTHDQSEALTVADGIAIFNKNGRIEQIGTPKEIYEFPASRFVATFVGNTNIIEGILHVRDNLVWLEVENLGSLFLDVPNKKSWFISGRRIFLSLRPEKILISKKEKEGFSNHLTGKVINVVYQGRFTQYQVRLKNGKLLTVFEQNEEHFPQEDILANDKVHLYFQKENVILLER